CCAGCAGCGGCATCAGCTCCTCCAGCGTGGCGCGCGCGTCGCCTACCGCGGCGATCGCCGAGTGCTTGTGCGCGTCGAACTCGGCGACATTGATGTTGACGAAGGCAACGTTGGGATGCTGGAAGGCGGTCTTGCTGGCCGTGGTGAAGTCACTGTAGCGGGTGCCGATGCCGATGACCACGTCGGCGTCGCGGGCGATGCGGTTGGCGGCGAAGGTGCCGGTCACGCCAATCGCGCCAAGGTTGAGCGGATGGTCGTAAGGCAGGCTGCCCTTACCGGCCATCGTCTCGCCGATCGGGATGCCGGTGGCATCCACAAATCGCCGCAGGGCTTCGGTTGCTTCGCTGTAGATCACGCCGCCGCCCGCGACGATAAGCGGTTGCTTGCTATGGCGGATGAGCTCGGCTGCCCGGCGGAGCGCATCTACGTCCGGCCGCTGCCGAGGCACATGCCATACCCGCTCGCGGAAGAAATGTATCGGGTAATCGAAGGCTTCGGTCTGCACATCCTGCGGCAGCGCTATGGTCACCGCGCCGGTCTCGGCCGGGCTGGTGAGCACGCGCATCGCTTCGGGCAGCGCGGTGAGAATTTGATCCGGCCGGTTGATGCGATCCCAGTAGCGACTGACCGGCTTGAAGCAATCGTTCACCGAGAGGTCTTGGGAGTGTTCACTCTCCAGTTGCTGAAGCACCGGCGCCACGTTGCGGCGGGCGAAGATGTCGCCGGGCAGCAGCAGCACTGGCAGGCGGTTGATCGTCGCGGCGGCGGCGCCGGTGATCATGTTGGTCGCGCCCGGACCGATCGAGCTGGTGCAGACCAGCGTCTGCAGTCGGTTCTTCATGCGCGCGTAGGCGGCGGCGGTGTGCACCATGGCTTGCTCGTTGCGGCACAGGTAATACCGAAAGTCGAGGTTCTGTTGCAACGCCTGCGCGATGCCGGCGATGTTGCCGTGGCCGAAGATGCCGAAGCAGCCGGCGAAAAGCGGCTGGATGTGGCCATCGCGCTCGGTGCGCTGCGCCTTCAAGAACTTAATCATGGCCTGAGCGGTAGTCAGACGAATCGTGGTCATCGTGGCGCTCCTAAAGGGTTGTCGTGAGTGGCGAGTGGGAAGTCGGAAGTTAAGTGGAGGTGCGAGTCCGTTTCAGTGGGCATGGGCACATATGAGGTCAGGTCACTCAGTCCTATGTCGGGTGTGGTTGCCTCGAAGCTGATTGGAGACTTTTGGTCTACCTCGTAGTTCGTCTCCTCTTCGCGTAGCGATGTCTGGCGTTGCTCCGGAATGTAGCCGATGAGCAACTGGATGATGCGCGCGAGTAAGTTGATTCGGTGTGTGACGACTCGTGTGCCAAGGACATACGAACTTCGGTAATACCATTCCCTGCTTTCACGCGCTGACCCCAGGGCATACTCGAAGTAGCGTGCGCGATTGCCGCCGGTGCTATACGAGTAGCCCTCCGCGATATTTGCGCCGATAGATCCGACCGCACGATACAGTTGATCGGATAGTGAGCGGGTTCTTGGGTCTAGCATTAATTTGGACACATCATGCCAAGCGATGTCTGACATGAACAACGCCAAGCGATAAGCAAGAAGCGTCCACAGCCGATCGTTCGTGATTGCCGGAGGCACAGACTTCATCCATTCGTCATAGTTCATCACCAACCTCCTCACTCCCGACTTCCGACTCCCAACTCCCGAGAAGGCAATCAACGCTTATATCCCCCCTCTACTGCTTACAAACGCCATGACCTCCTCCAACGTGGGCATGAAGTTGGCGCAGCCGTGCTTGGTGACCAGGATGGCGCCGCAGGCGTTGGCCAGCCGGGCGCTCTTGTACCAGCCCCAGCCGTTGACGTAGCCGTACAGGAAGCCGGCGGCGAATGCATCGCCGGCGCCCAAGATGTTCACTACTTCGACCGGGAAGGCAGCGGCGTCTATCGTTGAGCCGTCGCGCAGATATACGCGCGACCCTTGTAGCCCACGTTTGCGAACCACCGCCTGTACGCCCATCGCCATCATCGCCCGGATGGCCGATTCGGCATCACCTTGCACGCGCGCGTCGCTCACCTGCGAGTGCGTCAACGACATCTGCGCCGGATCGGTGAGCATGGCTGCGTTGAGCTCATCGTCAGTAGCGATCACGATGTCCACGGTGTGCAGCACCGAGCGGATCGCCACGCCGAACGCGCGCGGGTCGTGCCATTGGTCGGGTCGAAAGTCCACGTCGAGCACCACGCGCACGCCGTTGCGCCGCGCCAGCTCCGCAGCGAAGAGCGTCGCGCTGCGGCAGGGGTCTTTGTAGAGGTTCGTGCCGGCGAACTGGAACACCTTGGCCGACGCGATCGGCGCGGCCAGCACGTCGTCAATCGTCAGCTCCATGTCGGCGCAGTTGTCGCGGTAGTAGATCAGCGGGAAGCGATCCGGCGGCTCGATGCCCAGCAGCACGGCGCTGGTGCGATGCCCGGGCTTGCGCGTGATGAATCTCGTCTCCACGCCTTCCTTGTTGAGGAAGTTCAGGATGAAGTCGCCCACCAGGTCGTCGCCGACGGCGGTGAGCAGCGCGCTGCGCAGCCCCAGCCGGCGCGCGCCCACGCTGATGTTGGTCGGCGAGCCGCCCACGAACGCCGCGAACCGTGTGATCTCCACAAACGGCGCGCCGATGTCGTCGCTGTACAAATCAATCGAAGATCGCCCCATGTGGAAGGTGTCGTAGCCGGCCGGCTTATCCATCATCAATCACAACTCCCGACTCCCGACTCCCAATTCGATACATTGGCAAGCGCGGATCCTTGTCGCGGTAGGTGGTCTTCACCCAGGCATGGCGCGGGTCCTCGCTGTTGGCCAGCGATTGCGCGCTGCCGGCCAGTGTGTTCAGGTAATACGTCGTGTAACCCGGCGGGCTGGCGACCGGGTGATAACCTTCCGGCACCAACACCACATCGTTGTGCCGCGCTACAACTACGGCGTCAATCGGCGCGCCGGCGCGGTGCAGCGGCGACTCGGGATCGGTGTAGATGCGCTGGTAGGCGTACCCTTCCGGGCGGTCGAACTTGTAGAAGTACACCTCCTCCAAGTCGGCCTCGACGATGCGGCCCTGCGCATCGGTCTTGTGAACGTCGTGTTTGTGGGGTGGGTAGCTGCTCCAATTGCCGCTCGGTGTATAGACCTCGACTACCACCAGCCGGTGACAGTCGAACCCCGGAGGAATGATGTTGTTGATCTGGCGCGTGGCGTTGTCGCCGCCGCGGATTTCGACCGTGACGTCCGTGGGCTGAATCAGCCGGGCCGGGTGATCCTGATTGGTTGGTGCGAAAGCTAGCGCGATTTCTGCGTCGGTCTGGGCGTGGACGGTGAAGGTCGTTCGGCGGGGCAAGTAGACGGCATAGGGCAATCCCTCGAAGACCGACATGCGCTGGCCGATCTCACGCCAACGGCCGGCGTCGGAGTCGAGCCCGACGACGCCGGAGAGCACGACGATCGCAAGCTCGTGCTCGCCGGTTGCGCCGGTGTGGGTCTCGCCGTGCGCCAGGCGGCGCGCCTCGAACGTGATGAATTCCCAGCCGGCCAGCGCCGGCGTCACGCGAACAATGAGACCAGGCTCGGGGGATGGCTGCGGGTGAACAACAAGGTTCGTGTGATCGTATTGCACAGGCACGCTCCTCGTGGATCACGCGCTTATTGTGCACAGTTTCGTTTCGAAATCAAGAGGGGAGTTTAAGCTTTCGAATTAACTTTCATAACTAAAAATCGAAACTTATATCAGGCCTCGATTTCGGCGCGTCCGGTCATGCCCGGCAGGATTCGTGCTTCGCTAGGGTCGAGCGCGATCAACACTGTAAACAGCGCCGCGCCGCCCTGCGCACCGGTGGATTGCGGCAGGATCGCTGCAACCTTCCCGCTGAAGGCGCGGTCGAACGCTTTCAGCCGGATGGTCGCTCGGCTGCCGATCTTGATCGCTGTCAAGTCGCGCTCGGAGAGGTTCGTTGTCTCGAACATCAGCGCGTCCAGCGTCACCAGTGTAAACGCGACGCCTTTGGGGATGCCACCGACGGCCACATTGACCTCCTGAACGATGCAAGTGCAGGGCGACCGCACGATGGCCTCGCGCAAATTGTCGCGTGCTCGTTGAACTGCCGACCGGGCCTGAGTGAGTTGAGCTTCGAACACTTGCCGCTGAGCTTCGCTGGGACCGGCCTCGAGCGCTTGCAGGCGCGCGCGCGCCGAGACCACATTCGCGTTGGCCTGCGTGAGTTGCTCGCGCGTGACCGGTTGCAACAGCTTTTGATAATTGGCGTATGCTGCGCGCTCGCTTTCGTAGGCGCTACCGTACGACGCTTCCTTCGCCTGGCACGCCGGGATGCCGGTGCCGGCTGGCGTGCCGCACGCGACATCACGATCCACCTGCGCCGCCAGATAGGCCTCGCGCGCTGCAACCCAACTCAGGCGCGCCTGTTCGATCTCGCTTTCGGTTGGCCCTTGCTGGATGAGCGCGTAATTGGCCTGCGCAGCAGCTAAGGCGGCGCGGGCGCTGGCGATGTCCTCCGGCCGGGCGGGGGCCTGCGCCTGCGCGATCTGCGCCTCGACCAGCGCCCGTTGCAGCTCGGCGTCGGCCAGAGCGTCGCGCAGCGCGGTGTCATCGAGCATGGCGAGTACGTCGCCCACCTTCACCGCTTGGCCGGGTTCGACGTTGACGGTTAGGACCTTGGCGCTCACGTCGGCGGCAAGCGCGATCGGTGGTGTGGCTGTCTTCACCACGCCATCGGCGGAGATCGTCGTGCGCGCTGCGACAGCTTGTGTGGGAACGGCTGTCGCAGCGGCGGTCGGCTGTGCGGCAGGCACTTGGCCGGCTGCGCCGGAGGCAACAGGGAAAGGTGTATCTGCGGCGCAACCCACGAGTGTGAGGAGGGCGGCGATCGCTGCGAGCGACTGAACACAGAGTGGCTTACGCATTGACTCAAAACGGATACGAACCGATGTGGATGAAGTTGCGCACCTCGCGGGTTTGAGCCACACCCGGACATCGGGGGTGCATTCGCCAACGGCGGCAGGTGTATTGGCATATATAGGCGCGGAACGGAGTCCGCGCCCCACCATGCAATTTTTGCCCTTGTGCACGATTGCACCCGACATCGGCTGAACGACTCATAGAGGTGTATACTCGCGGGCGTTGTTAGCGTCAAGTATCGCTTGCCTCTCGTCAGTTGCCGGCCGCTCTGGCTAGCCGGCCCTCTTGATCTATCTGCGACCTACGTCAGCCTCGATTGCTTCTTCGTTAGACGTTCGTGTTTCTAAATCGCTGAGCCGTTGCTATGTCCCGCGTATTACCAGGAACCTCGCTCGAACCCATCAAGCACGTATTGATCGGGCGGCCGCTGCGCACTGAGGAGGCACCTCATCAAGCCGTCGGCAATCCGGTCGGCCTGGCCGTCTTCGCCTCCGATGCGTTGTCGTCCACGGCCTACGCAACGCAGGAGATTCTGGTAGTCCTGGCGTCTGCGTTTGCCGTCGCCGGCGCAGGCGTGTTTCGCATCTCGATTCCTATCGCGGTTGCCATCACCGCCGTGCTGAGCGTGTTGATCATCTCGTATCGGCAGACGATCAAGGCGTACAACGGGGCGAGTTGCGGCGCGTATGTCGTCGCGCGTGACAACCTGGGCGTGTTCCCCTCGCAAATCGCCGGCGCCGCCTTGCTGGTGGATTACGTGCTCACGGTGGCCGTCAGTATCTCCAGCGGCGTGGATCAAGTGGCCTCGGCGATCCCCATCCTGCGTGGGCGCGAGGTGCTGGTGGCGCTGGCCGCGATCCTGATCATGACGATCATCAACCTGCGCGGCGTGAAGGAATCGGGGCGCATCTTTGCCGTGCCGACGTATTTCTTCGTCGGCATGACCTTCCTGACGCTGACGGCCGGCGCGTTCAAGTTCTTCACCGGCCAGTTGACGCCGGTCGAGAACGTCCACATGGTGGCTCACACCGCGGAGCCGCTCGGCTGGTTCCTCATCCTCTACGCTTTCAGCAGCGGGTGCACGGCGCTAACCGGCATCGAAGCCATCTCCGACGGCGTGCAGAACTTCAAGGAGCCGCGCGGCAGGAATGCCGCCTTGACGATCTCGGTAATGGGCTTGCTGCTCGGCACCCTGTTCATGGGCATCACCCTGCTCGCCAACCAAGTGCAGGCTCTGCCGTCGGAAGACGAGACGATCATCTCGCAGATCGCGCGCGCAGTGTTTGGCTCCGGCGCATTGTATGGCTTGCAGATCGCGGCGACGACGATCATCCTGATCATGGCGGCCAACACGGCCTACGCCGACTTCCCGCGCATCGCGGCCTTCGTGGCCAGCGATAGCTTCTTGCCACGCCAACTGGCCATCCGCGGCAGTCGGCTGGTATATTCCGGTGGCATCGTCACCTTGGCCATAGCGGCCAGCATCCTGATCATCGTCTTCAACGCCCGCACGACGTCGCTCATCCCGCTCTATGCGATCGGTGTGTTCATGTGCTTTACCCTGTCGCAATCGGGCATGGTGCGGCGCTGGCTGGAAGTCGCCAAGCTCAGGCCCGGCGAGTCGGTGAAGATGGGCCAAAGCCTGGCGTCATACGATTCGCACTGGCGACGCAATCTGATCATCAACGGCGCCGGCGCGGTCCTCTCCTTCGTGGTGATGGTGATCTTTGCCGTGACCAAGTTTACCCATGGCGCATGGATCACCCTGCTGGTCATCCCGGTCATGGTGTTCGTGTTCTACCGCGTGCACACGCACTATCGCAACGTGGCGCGCATCCTGAGTTTGAGCAAAGAGCGCGTCAAGCCGACGCCGCATCCGGTGAAGACCATCGTGCTCGTTGACGATGTGCATCGTGGCACGGTGCGCGTGGTGGACTTTGCCAAGTCGCTGGGCAACCCGTGGACGCCGCTGCACGTGGACTACAACGACCGCAAGACGCACATCGTGCAGCAGAAGTGGCGTGAGCGCATCGGCGAGGGCGATTTGGTGATCCTGCCTTCGCCCTATCGCCGCCTGGTCGAGCCGATCGTGGACTACGTGAAGGCCGAACTCGATAAAGACCCCAACCTGTTCGTGCACGTGATCATGGGCCAGTTGGTGATGGACACGCCGTGGGCGCGCGCGCTGCACTCGAACAACTCGCTGGGCATCATGTCGGCGCTGCAGTCCATGGATCGCGTCATCGTCACCGACGTGCCCTACCAGTTACACGCGGCGGACGTGGAGTTGTATCCGGAGAACGAGCCAGAAAGCTACGAGCAGATGAAGGAGCGCGAGGAGCAACAAAAACAGCAGCGGCGCGAGGACGAGACGATCGAGTCGGCGATCGGCTGATCACTTCAATCGCTGCAACCGCTCGCGCGCCTGCGCCAGCGTCTCCTGCTTCTTGCAAAAGGCGAAGCGCACGATGTTCCGGCTCAACTCTGGCCGGCTGAAGAAGGGCGATCCCGGCACGCACGCCACGCCGATCTCCTTCGCCATGCGCAGGCCAAAGGCGATGTCGTCCTCGTCGCTGATGGCGCTGAAGTCGGCCATGATGTAATACGCGCCCTGCGGCGTGACCGGCTTGAAGCCGACCTCGCGCAACATCTCCAGCGCGAAGGCGCGGCGCTGCGCATAGTCCGCGCGCAGTTGCCGGTAATAGTCGTCGCCCAACGCCAGCATAGCGATGCCGGCAACCTGCAACGGCGTCGCCGCGCACACGCTCATGAAGTCGTGCGCCTTGCGCACGCCGACCATCAGATCTTCGGGGGCTAGGGCATAGCCCAGTCGCCAGCCGGTGACGCTGAACGTCTTGCTCATGCCGCTGATGGTGATGGTGCGCTCGGCCATGCCGGGCAGCGTGGCAATGGGGATGTGCTGCGCGCCATCGTAGGTGATGAACTCGTAGATCTCGTCGGTGACGGCGATCACGTCGTGCTCGATGCACAGGTCGGCGATCAGTTGCAGCTCCTCGCGGGTGAAGACCTTGCCGGTGGGGTTGTGTGGCGAGTTGACGATGATGACTTTGGTCTTGGCATTGAACGCACGGCGCAGCTCGTCGGGGTCGAACTCCCACACGCCGCTGGACGACGGCCGCAGTGAGACGAAGCGCGGCGTGCTCTGGGTGATGAAGCAGTTAGGGATGTAGCTCTCGTAATACGGCTCGAAGAAGACCACCTCGTCGCCGGGGTTCACCACGCCCAGCATCGCGGCGATCATGCACTCGGTCGCGCCGCAACACACCACTACGTCGGTGTCGGGGTTCACGTCCATCTCGTAGCGCCGGCGGTAGTGATCGGCGATCGCGTCGCGCAGGGGCTTCAGGCCCCACGTGACCGAGTATTGGTTCCAGTCGTCCTGGATCGCCTGGGCAGCAGCATCCTTGATCGCCTGCGGTGCGGCAAAGTCCGGGTAACCCTGCGACAAATTGATCGCGCCGACATCCAGCGCGATGCGCGTCATCTCACGGATGATGGACTCGGGAAAGTGCTGGGTGCGGGTGGAAGTGCGCACGTACTGGTGAACGTCGGGGATCGTGTTCGTCTCATTCATGCGAATGGGCGCCGTGATCGGGTGGATTGCTGCCATGGGATGAGATTGTACTCGCGCGGCGTCTCACGCTTTCGGTCGAAAAAGCCGCACGTCTATGCTGCTCTTGTTCACCGGCGACTCCAGCACGATGGCGGTGGTGATGTTTCGTGCAAGCGGTCGCAGGCGCGAGATGATCGCGTCGAGGTGGGCGATCGAAGCGACCACCACGTGTAGGATGTAGCTATCGCTGCCGGTCAGCATGTGGCATTCGAGCACCTCCGGCAGCGTCTTCACCAGCTCGACCAGCCGCTCACAGGGTTCGCAGTCGCTCACGCGGATGAACGCCTTGATCTCCAGGCCGAGCTTGGCAGCGCTCACGCGGGCATGATAGCCGGTGATGATGCCGGCCTCCTCCATCCGTCGCACGCGCTCGGCCACGGCGGGCGCCGTCAACCCGACGCGCTTGCCCAACTCGGCGAACGACATGCGCGCGTCTTCCTGCAGCAGCCGCAGCAGCTCTAACCCCGTCTTGTCTAGCAGCTTTTCAGAATCGAAAGCCATCGCGTCCTTTCGATTTTAGTTCGCAAATGAAAGGCGGCGAAAACTTGTGTTTCTGTCTTCACGCGCCTGCCTAGACTTTCTAGACTTTCTTCAATCACGAAGTGCGCGGGCATCGCGCCCGGCGTTTCCAGAGAGGAGGGAAGAAATGGCAAGCGATCCCCTTGACTTTCAGGCGATTGACTATGTGGAGTTCTACGTGTCGAACGCGCGGCAGGCGGCGCATTTCTACCGCACCGTCTTTGGCTTCCGGCCGGTTGCCTACGCCGGACTGGAGACGGGCGTGCGGGATCATGCGTCGTGGTTGTTGACCGCGGGCACGGTCAACTTCGTGTTGACCTCGCCGCTTGACCCACACAGTCGGCCCGACATCAGCCAGCACATTGCCACGCATGGCGACGGCGTGAAGGACATTGCTCTGCGTGTGCGCGACGCGAAGGCGGCCTACGACGAGGCGATCCGGCGCGGCGCGCGAAGCGTGATGCCACCGGTCGCCGTCGAGGATGAATGCGGCAAATTCGTCAAGGCCACCATCGCGACCTATGGCGACACGGTGCATAGCTTCATCGAGCGTGAGGACTATCGCGGCTTCATGCCTGGTTTCAAGCTAATCGAGCATCCGCCGCCAGCACCGGACACCGGCCTGGTTGCGATTGACCACATCGTCGGCAACGTCGAGCAAGGCAAAATGAACGCGTGGGTGAAGTTCTATGCCGACTTGCTCGGGTTCACGCAGCTCGTCCACTTCGACGACAAGGATATCAGCACCGAGTATTCTGCGCTGATGAGCAAAGTGATGCAGAACGGCAGCGGCCGGATCAAGTTCCCCATCAACGAGCCGGCGGAGGGCAAGCGCAGGAGCCAGATCGAAGAGTATCTGATCCACTACGGCGGGCCGGGTGTGCAGCATATCGCCTTGGCCACCAAAAACATCATCGCCAGCGTAGACGCGCTGCGCGCTGCAGGTATCAACTTCCTGCGCGTGCCGGAGACGTACTACGAAGAGTTGCCCAACCGCGTCGGGCAAATCGAAGAAGACGTCCATGCGCTGGCCCAACGCGGCATCCTCGTAGACCGCGACGATGAAGGCTACCTACTGCAGATCTTCAGCCAGCCGATGCAGGATCGCCCGACGCTGTTCTTCGAGATCATCCAGCGTCGCGGCAGCCGGGGTTTCGGCAAGGGAAACTTCAAAGCGCTGTTCGAGGCGCTCGAGCGCGAGCAGGCGCGACGCGGGAATTTATGAGGAGTCGTTAGTGTCAATGGTGTCGTTGGTGTCGCCCCATGACGCTAATGACACCGGCGATACCAACACAACGGAGGTCGGCCATGACTCAAACGCTTGAACTTCGATCTGTGCCGGTGATGCCGAATTACACCGCACAGGATCATGAGACGTGGGCCACGCTGTATCGCGAGCAGATGAAGCGCGTGCCGGACTACGCCTGTGAACTCTTCCTCAGGGGGTTGCCCAAGCTCCAGTTCGACCCAGATCGCCTGCCCGATCCCCAGGTGATCAGCGAGCGGCTGTATCGCGCGACGCGCTGGACGCTGGGCGATGCGCAGAACGAGTACCTCAACGCAGTCGAGTGGTTCGAGCACTTGCGCGAGCGGCGCTTCCCGGTGACCAATTACATCCGCAAGCCGGAAGAGCTGGAGTTCACGCCGCTGCCCGACGTATTCCACGACTACTTCGGCCACCTGGCTTACTTCATGGATCCCTACTTTGCTGACTTGGCGCAGGCGTTCGCCCCGTTGTTCTTCGCCGGCGACGAGCGCCAGCAGCTCGAAATCTCGCGCCTATGGTGGTACACCACCGAGTTCGGGCTGATCCGTGAGCGCGGCAAGCTCAAAGCCTTCGGCGCTGGACTGATCTCGTCCATCGCCGAAATGCAGAAGGCCTTCGCGCCGGACACGCCGCGCGTACCATTCGACATCCGGCGGGCGGCCGAACTCGATTCGGCCAAGTACCACATGCATAGCTTGTACTTCGTGTTCGACGACGTGGAGCAGATCTACAACATCATCCGTGACTACGCGCGGATGGAAGGTCTGCCCGAGCCGCAAGGCGTGTTGTGATCCGCGCGTGCAGATCGCGTGTCGCGTGGTACGTATCACGCTTTACGCTTTACGTTTCACGCCTCCACGCGACACGCGATACGAAATACGTGATGCGCCATGACCTACTACTACAAACTCGGCGACATTCCCCATAAGCGGCACACCCAGTTCCGCAAGCCGGATGGCGGCCTGTATCGCGAAGAGGTGATGGGGCTGGAAGGCTTCCATGGCTTGCAGGCTGTGCTGTATCACTACTTCTTGCCCCCGCGCGTGCTGCGGACGGAATATCTCGGCGATGTTAGGGTCGAATATGCGGATTACGGGGCAATGCGCCATCGCGCCTTTGCGACGGCCGACGTGCCCGCCGGCGGCGATCCGGTGTCGGCGCGGCGGGTGCTCTTGGGCAACCGCGACGTGACGCTCGGCGTTAGCCGTGCGACGCAGAGCATGGACTATTTCTATCGCAACGCGCAAGCCTATGAAGTCTGGTTCGTGCATGAGGGCGCCGGCGTGCTGCGCACGCAATTCGGCCGGCTCGACTTCAGGAGCGGCGACTACCTCGTCATCCCCTACGGCGTGACCTGGCAAATGGTACTGAGCACACCCGAAGCGCGCTTCTTCGTGATCGAGTCGCGCAGCCAAGTCGCGCCGCCGAGGCGCTACCGCAACGAGTTCGGCCAATTGCTGGAACACGCGCCGTATTGCGAACGCGACATCCGCCCGCCGAGCGCGCTGGAGACGCACACCGAGCGCGGCGAGTTCGAGGTGCGCGTCAAGGTGCGCGACGGCATCAGCCGGCACTGCCTCGACCACCATCCCTTCGACGTGGTTGGTTGGGACGGCTACTTGTATCCTTGGGCGTTCAGCATCCACGACTTCGAACCGATCACCGGCCGCGTACATCAGCCGCCGCCGGTGCATCAAACGTTCGAGGCGCACAACTTCGTCGTGTGCTCGTTCGTGCCGCGCCTGTTCGATTATCACCCGCTGGCTATTCCTGCGCCGTATGCCCACAGCAACGTCAACAGTGACGAAGTGATCTACTACTGCGACGGCAACTTCATGAGCCGCAAAGGCATCT
The window above is part of the Candidatus Roseilinea sp. genome. Proteins encoded here:
- a CDS encoding aromatic amino acid hydroxylase gives rise to the protein MTQTLELRSVPVMPNYTAQDHETWATLYREQMKRVPDYACELFLRGLPKLQFDPDRLPDPQVISERLYRATRWTLGDAQNEYLNAVEWFEHLRERRFPVTNYIRKPEELEFTPLPDVFHDYFGHLAYFMDPYFADLAQAFAPLFFAGDERQQLEISRLWWYTTEFGLIRERGKLKAFGAGLISSIAEMQKAFAPDTPRVPFDIRRAAELDSAKYHMHSLYFVFDDVEQIYNIIRDYARMEGLPEPQGVL
- a CDS encoding homogentisate 1,2-dioxygenase, with product MTYYYKLGDIPHKRHTQFRKPDGGLYREEVMGLEGFHGLQAVLYHYFLPPRVLRTEYLGDVRVEYADYGAMRHRAFATADVPAGGDPVSARRVLLGNRDVTLGVSRATQSMDYFYRNAQAYEVWFVHEGAGVLRTQFGRLDFRSGDYLVIPYGVTWQMVLSTPEARFFVIESRSQVAPPRRYRNEFGQLLEHAPYCERDIRPPSALETHTERGEFEVRVKVRDGISRHCLDHHPFDVVGWDGYLYPWAFSIHDFEPITGRVHQPPPVHQTFEAHNFVVCSFVPRLFDYHPLAIPAPYAHSNVNSDEVIYYCDGNFMSRKGISKYDITLHPSGLPHGPQPGMTEASIGAKETKELAVMVDTFNPLHVAVQALELEKLGYQATWLEGSGE